ATTCCATAAAAATATATTTTCCCATTTACCATTTAATTTGAAGAAGATACATAAAAATCAACAATTTCCTGTTTTCCATTGGAGTCCTCTTTTTTATATTTTAGGACTAAAATGAATAAAGCAGTCAATCTATATTCATGGATTTTACTTTTAAGAAGATGGCTGATATCATCCAGTATCAAACCAGTATACTTTTTTGCGACCTTGCGCTGCTCAGGTACCTTGATTCCAAGAAATATGTCACCCTCGCCATACTGGCCTTTACCTGTCTTGAAAAATTTCGATAATGTTTTGGCTTTTACTGGATCATTAAGAGTTTGAAGGTCTTTTTTTATGTTCTTAAGATTGTTGGACATATAAGTTGATATATTTTTAAGGTAAATGTGTTTTTTGTACTTAATAAAGCTGTTAATCTAATCTCTCTTATGGGAGGGCGCTTGAAAATCATGGAAAATATAAAGACTATGCTGACGACCAAGATTTCGCTAATAAAATCCTAAGTGAAGATCATTACCGGGTCCGTTTAGAGGGGAAAAATAGA
The Methanosarcinales archaeon DNA segment above includes these coding regions:
- a CDS encoding DNA alkylation repair protein, with product MSNNLKNIKKDLQTLNDPVKAKTLSKFFKTGKGQYGEGDIFLGIKVPEQRKVAKKYTGLILDDISHLLKSKIHEYRLTALFILVLKYKKEDSNGKQEIVDFYVSSSN